The window TCATCTCGTTGTTGCGGGACTCGTTCCTGCGGTCACGGAGATTCGGCTCGGCCACCAGTGGAACTTCGTGGGCTATCCGTGCTTCACTCCCATGCCGGTGCAGGATGCCTTGGCGGATGTTGATTACAAGATGGTCGACGGCTACGACGACACCCCGCCCTTCCATCTGACACACCTAACGGACACGGACATGATGATGGCGGGCGAGGGCTACTGGGTGTGGGTGAACCTGCCGCAGACTTGGTTCGTGTACAACTAGCGGAGCGGGAGCCAACTAAAACCCCAGAAGCACCGAGACGCGTATCTTCTCCCCGATGTCCTCCTCCACGCTCCCCCACGTGATGTTCGCGTTGGGAGCCCTGAGAGTGACCTCATGCGCGATCTCATCCACGTCGTCCGGATCCATGTACTGACTGGAGAGGAACAGGATCGCCTCCTTGGCCCCGCTTAGATCGAAATCGAACCAGGGGGATGTGAACGCGTCCTCGACAGCGACGAAGTTCCTGTGTTGGCCAGTCCCCTCCCCCATGCCTATTCTCATCTCGGCCACGCGCCTCAGAACGGACTTGAGATGGGGAATGTCCCCTCGCGTGAGCACGGACGCCAGGCTGGTGATGGGCTTGCCAATGAGTCTGCCCACGGCCTCGAATGCCCGCAGGAGGGGGATGTTCGGCGCGAGCTTGAGGAGCTCGTCGTTCGAGAACGTTATCACCACATCCGAGCGGTTCTTGAGGACGCTGAGTCCTTCGTTGGCGACGCCGCGGCGCGCAATCCCCTCCACCGTGAAAGGGAGGCTGACGAGCGATACAGCGAGCGCCTTACAGTGCTTCGCTACCGATGCAACTATGGGCGAAGTCCACGTGCCAGTGTAACCACCCAGGCCGCTGAGGATGAAGACGACGTCGGAGCCCTCGATCTCCCGCTCGATCGTCTTCTCCACATCCGTATAGAGTTCCCGCCGCCCCCTTTTCTCGGTCTCCGCTATTCCCTTCAGCCCCTCCCTGCTCACGAAGACCCTTCGCCCTATGCCAATCATCGAGGGATGCGGCTCGTCATTGACAGCGATGGGCTCGAACCCAGGCACGGGCGGGATCTCGTGGAGCATGTTGCAGCCAGCGCCCCCGCATCCAACGATGGACACGCGGACCCGCTCATGATCACCGGTCTCCCCGAACCTGCTAATCCCTGGCACGAGAAAGAAAAGCCGTTGAAGGATGATAAAAGTTGCGGGAGCCGCCAAAGACATCGACGCTGCAGGACTGTCGGATGATTTCTCATATCGTTTCGACGAGGGTTCAATTCCCACCGCGTCAAAACCAACAATTGAACTTTCATCCTCCCCCAATCAACCCTTAAATAACTTCCAGACGTTGTGGTGCTCGAGATGGAGATTGTTGCTACTGGTGATGTTCACGAAGGCATGAACTTCGGATACAATGTAGATCCAGAGACGGGAATCTCCGAGCGGGCGATGGACCTGCACAGGAACTTCGCGCGGGCCGCGAAGTACGCGATCGAGAAGGGAGCAGGCCTCTTCGCGGTCCTCGGGGACCTGTTCGACCGGACGCATGTGAGCCCTGCGTTCAGAGAGCTAGTAAGGGCGGACGTGATCGAGCCGCTGAGGGACGCCCGGATTCCCGTGTGGATCCTCGCGGGGAACCACGACCAGCCGCGAAGCATGGCGCGAGGGACCTCCATAGAGGATTTTCGAGGGTATCCCAGCGTCACAGTGTTCAGGAAGCCCGACGTCAGGATCCTTGAGCTCGGATCCGCTCGAGTTGGTTTCCTTGTTCTCCCCTATCTGCATCCTGAGCAGATCGTTGAGTGGGTCAAGGAGAAGTTGAACGAGGACATACCGAAGGAACAGAGCTACGAGTTGTCCAGGAGGCTCTGGAAAGAGTGGATGAGGAAGAGAGCGGAGGAGATGGATGCGGACTACAAGATTCTCTTCGGTCACTATTACGTGGAAGGGGCGAGGATAAGTAGCACGACGTACGTCGAGATCCTGCCTGATGAGTTCTCCTTCACCCAGGATATGATTCCGCAGGCAGTCGATCTTGCGCTCTTCAGTCACATACACTTGCACCAGGTTATGGAGAATACGCCTCCAATCGTCTACACGGGTGCCCCAGAGAGAATAGACTGGGGAGAACGTATGGATGCCAAGGGCTTTGTGTCCGTGAATCCCGAAGAGAGGACGTGGAGATTCATCGACCTTCCGGTCAGGGACATGGTTGACGTGGAAGTCGACGTCGCGGACAGCGACGACCCGACGAGGGACATCCTCAACAGCCTGCCAACCGATGTCAGCGGGAAGATGCTGAGAATGAGAATCTCGGTTGGGGAGGGCACCCGGGAGAGAATCGATGAGAACACGATAGCGGATTTCCTGCGCCCAGCGTTCACGTACCAGATCAGATGGACCGAGGAGGGTGTGGAGAAAGTGAGCCTGTCCGAGTTCACGTTGGACCCATATAGGCTCTTCAAGGACTTCGTTGACCTCAATTACTCTGACCACAAGAAACACGACCCCATTCTCGGAGAGGGGGATCAGATACTCAGGGAGGTGCTGTCCTGAGGACTCTGGAATACTTCGAGGTCGAGGAGGTCAAGGAAAAGGCCACCGAGCACGTTGAGAGCGTCGAGGAGACCCCGACATCCGATGGTTTCGTCCTAGAAGAGATCGAGATGAAGGACTTCATGCGCTACGTGGGTGGAACCTCGAAGCTGAGGTTCCCGAAGAAGTTCACGGTCATCACCGGGAAGACTGGCTCGGGCAAGACGTCCATTCTTGACGCCGTGACTTTTTCCCTCTACAAGAGGACGTCGAGGACGGACATCTCGGGCATAGGGATAGCGGACGTGTGCAAACCCGGCGGCCATGTGAGGGTTCGCTTCGCGCAGGGGGGAGGCCTCTACGACGTCGAGAGAGGCTTCACGCGGAAGGGATCTCCATATCTCAATCTGCATAAGAACGGGTCTCAGATATCCGGGAGCATCCCGGAACTGGAGAACATAATCCGAGACACGGTCGGCTTGGACTATGACGGTTTCAGGAACTCCACGTTCGTAAGGCAGGAGGAGATGAAGGAGCTGGGTGCGGAGAGCGATTCCCAGCGTCTCCGGATATTCCAGAAGCTCTTCAGACTGGAGATCTTCGAAAAGGCTCAGGCGCAAGCGAAGACGAGTTACGATGAGATCCACCACGATATCAAGATCGGTGAGCGGAACGTTGAGTTCCTGAGAGAGCGTCTCTCGAGAATCCCCGAAGTAGAGAAGGAGGCGGAGATTGTCGAGAAGGAGGCCAAAGGTCTCGGCAGGAAGCTCGTCGATGTGGAGAAAAGGCTTCTCGTGGACAAGGATAAGCTGAAAGACCTCGAGAGAGAGCACGAGGCGTTCATCTCGGCGAAGACCTCCATTGAGGATAAGGAAAGGCGCGTCTCAAACATTCAACGAGAGATAGACAAGGTCAGGAAAGCGGATGGGAAGTCCACCGAGCTGAGGGAGGAGGTCAAGAGGCTCGAGGACGAGACGAGGGACCATGAGAAGCTCATTGAAGAGAGAACTCAACTGAAGGACATTGGTCACTTGGCAGCGGGTCTCGAGAAGGAGAGACAAGCGCACAGGAAATCTCTTGGAGATGCTACGAAGGAGTTCAGGCGAGAGAAATCGAAACTCAACGAGAGGCTGAATGTCTCCGAGGGAAGGATAGCCGCTCTCTCCACAACTGTGGACAAGGACGAGGCGTTCCGACTTCTGCGCACCGAAGGTGCACTTGAGGAGAGGATATCGAGGATAGAGAAGGAGATAACGTGGCTCACCGGACAAGAGGACATCATCAGCGAGATCCAGGGCGAGAGAGAGGATGCACTGCGGAACATGGAAGATGTGAACAGCAAGGTCCAGGAAATCAACGAGGACTCCTTTGTCCTCAGTGAAATTGAGAACCAGGTTGGCCAGATGAAGAGGGACCTCAAGTCCCTGGAAGAAAGACACCGGAAAAGAACAGAGGAAATGGAGACTGCCACGGAGAAGGTGGACAGAGAGCTTGAGAAGCTCAGCTTCG is drawn from Candidatus Thermoplasmatota archaeon and contains these coding sequences:
- a CDS encoding metallophosphoesterase → MEIVATGDVHEGMNFGYNVDPETGISERAMDLHRNFARAAKYAIEKGAGLFAVLGDLFDRTHVSPAFRELVRADVIEPLRDARIPVWILAGNHDQPRSMARGTSIEDFRGYPSVTVFRKPDVRILELGSARVGFLVLPYLHPEQIVEWVKEKLNEDIPKEQSYELSRRLWKEWMRKRAEEMDADYKILFGHYYVEGARISSTTYVEILPDEFSFTQDMIPQAVDLALFSHIHLHQVMENTPPIVYTGAPERIDWGERMDAKGFVSVNPEERTWRFIDLPVRDMVDVEVDVADSDDPTRDILNSLPTDVSGKMLRMRISVGEGTRERIDENTIADFLRPAFTYQIRWTEEGVEKVSLSEFTLDPYRLFKDFVDLNYSDHKKHDPILGEGDQILREVLS
- a CDS encoding SMC family ATPase, which translates into the protein MKDFMRYVGGTSKLRFPKKFTVITGKTGSGKTSILDAVTFSLYKRTSRTDISGIGIADVCKPGGHVRVRFAQGGGLYDVERGFTRKGSPYLNLHKNGSQISGSIPELENIIRDTVGLDYDGFRNSTFVRQEEMKELGAESDSQRLRIFQKLFRLEIFEKAQAQAKTSYDEIHHDIKIGERNVEFLRERLSRIPEVEKEAEIVEKEAKGLGRKLVDVEKRLLVDKDKLKDLEREHEAFISAKTSIEDKERRVSNIQREIDKVRKADGKSTELREEVKRLEDETRDHEKLIEERTQLKDIGHLAAGLEKERQAHRKSLGDATKEFRREKSKLNERLNVSEGRIAALSTTVDKDEAFRLLRTEGALEERISRIEKEITWLTGQEDIISEIQGEREDALRNMEDVNSKVQEINEDSFVLSEIENQVGQMKRDLKSLEERHRKRTEEMETATEKVDRELEKLSFDDEAKSRLKMLEKTITEMGRKKTRLKDVRRELDEVGDMGKLLEDLKKRLGQGEKEIKALKKRLKRLTSDEEKYQNTRRGVESLKKSKSEIEREVRGKEVQIESLQRRLRELEEEKKQMEKKVRTLDEGRSNLETFAILKDQIFHKKGVAMYAINQLLPELEIETSQNLVDLTDGRFTRVSLKTHEAKREYGVRIEVEGADGNWHDVAEFSGGERTQINAALRFAIAKQLAGLPQVGRTYGRMKTLFIDEGDLGSLDTESNRDLFIHKLFKMGEFFDRVVLITHLAEVADKFPGKIRVHMTPEQESRIEVVS